CAAACAAAGTCGACTAAAGACTAAACACAAATATAACATACGaacaaatattattgaaattgatttcaGGTATAATGCAGCAAGATAATGCAGAGCAAGTGATATTAGATCCGAAACTAATAGCGAAGCACTATTTGAGGACGTGGTTCTTCCTGGACCTCATCTCTAGTATACCGCTAGATTATATTTTCTTGATCTTCAATCAGGTAAACGTACGTTGCAATTTGGCCGTGTTCCTATTATTATAGTTGTAATCTATCTTTTATGTTGTTGATATTCTGTTTCAGCTTGGGTGTAATTTGTTTTATAGCGaacattttagtttttatttatttgtttctcATTGTCGTTAAACGCAACTGCCACGAGAACGTGCAACGCGTCACCGTGTTAGATCTCATACTTGTAAGGGTTTCTGTGGAACCTGCGAAGGTTTGGTTGCACCGATATAGTCTCTTCAAAAGTGTTATTATCTGATGTTATATgtattaatactttttaaatctTAAATGCACGTTTGTCTATTTTCCCACTTATGTAAATTTTCTTCGCTTTGAAGCCAACTTTTCCAACTCCTCCTCAACTCTACGCACACTTTTACTTTGTGCACTATTTTATCTCCTCTCTATACTTAACGCACTCTCTCAGTATCAATCTCTAGATACCTCGTTTTAGTTGAGTTCTGATAATTTTGTGCTAACATTGCATACAGcatgtattattatttcaacacaGTATTTATTTAACCCATTATAATCTTGAGAAAAActctattttttaaagttataatatgcAACACGACCAAattgtatttctttttttattattatttacacttATAGTTTTAAcaatctttaaatatatttaaaatagctaTACCTAGTTATTTTACAGcttgataaaattatctaaaaagTATTACTCGGCATTTTTATCTTTTCAATGTACTTGCGAGATGCTTTtactaaatataaacatttatatgctGGCATCAAAAATCTGACCAACTTATTAATAGAAGTCATTATACTTTGTACAGTAACAGCTTGGCACTTTTCTCTAGCctgatatttgaattttaatgacTGCATGATCTTAcactataaataaatcttttatgaAACAATTATCTCCTAGGTTCTTTTCTTTCAGCATTAattccaacatattatatttaacaattaattcaagattctataatatattgattGTGTTCACAGGATTTTAGTGAAAGCTTTCAAATTCTTCACGCCGGTCGTGCCCTAAGGATACTTCGGTTAGCAAAACTCTTATCTCTGGTGCGACTTCTTCGACTATCAAGACTCGTCCGATATGTTTCGCAATGGGAGGAAGTATATGTAAGCTATCATTTCTTctcaaattaattttacttaacTCATTTTTTACTTTCCCCCACTAACACTGCTCTAACACATTACGCTCACATTTACTAACAATAACAACACGTAACtaacttatatacttatattattggATTGAATATATACTGTAAATGTCTGAATTTAAATTGGTggaatgtataatattaaacacaTAAGTCTATGACGGATACTCTTGAAAATGATCTAGATTGTAGTGATCCTGATATCGTCTTATCGAAGTGTGTTGTATTCCTGTATTATACCATTCTCCCTTCCACTGTATGTGAGCCCCACGTCCCGCTCTGCACTTCTCTACTGCTTCTCTGCAAGCTTCTTTCTGCCTGCACGCTCTCACTCCGTTTCGAACAGTCGCGATCGACAAACAGCCGTGAATTAGAGAACCAACTGTGGTGGTCGCGTACATTACCCAAACCGTCCCACACTCACAGATTAATAATTTGCTACCTTTTTGCATTCAGTTGCTGCTTTTAAAAGCCTTGTAATAcgctaaaataattttaaattaagtaaagctttttcaaataataataaataatataatcatttgaAACTAACAGtgcaaaaatattaaagaagtaCCCAGCTTAAGTCATAGCAATATTACCATAAGATTGCAGTCAAAACATGAATAAAAATACAGTAAttagattaggttaggttagacgAGTAGAACGTACCGTACTCCAATAATAATGTGATTGCGGAGAGTCAGTGAGAAGTGGAGTACGGGGAGGGTGACCGCGACGCTAGCCGGCGGTCGGTGCTGTCGTGACGTCGCGGTGACGTATTGTGTGCAGATGAGCCCCGGGCCGCAGCCCAGCGACGAGCCTGGCGCCCCGGACAGCGGCGGCTCGCGGGACTTCACCGCCCAGGTGCCAGTGCCGCATGCGACCCGCCTCTCGCCTCGCGGTCCTAGCTAGTGTAGGGGCATAGCCCGACCTGCTCGTCTGCTCTTCTCGGTGTTAGTGCATCCGACAGTGTGCCCGCACGCGCCACGCCCCTAACCCCGGACCCCTCGTCCCCCGATCCCTTTCCCCCCAAGCACACCCGTGACGTCCCCCAACCGTCGACCCGGCGCTCTCTTGTCGCGCCTGCCTCTCTTCCTACTATCGTGTTTCTCGCTTGTTTTCTAGATCTTGCAGAATCTGCAAAAAAAACGCACGGAACGGAGGGGACGTCTCAGCTCTGACGTTGCCAAAAAGAAGGGTGACACGAAAAGCAATCTGATATTTAAGGTAACAGGGTCGGCGCGAGCCGGCGCGCATGTGCTCGTTCGCCCGCTTAGCATGCAGTCGGCATCGCCGGCGTCCTTCACACCGCTGCGTTCGCTTCGCTTCCTTCTTTCGTTACGTCACTGTTCCGCCCCGCGGCGCCCGCGGGGGAGCGCAGGGGGCAGGTCGCGAGATCGCGCGGCGGCTCCGGCCCCGCGACTTGCTCGCTCCGCTCCGCTCGCCAGGAAGTAGCATATCCTCGCTACGAACCGCCTCACGCGTCCAttttttttcacactttttaCCAATTCATCGGTAGATGATCATCGCGATGCTTGAACTCAAGCGTCCTCGTCGCGCGCAGTCCGCACGGCTTCCTTTAGAGGCGAAACATTGCTCGTTACTCCATACAATAATCTCTCATATTTTCCACAGTTCCTGAACATGGCGTCAGTGTTCATGCGAATATTCAACCTTATCTGCATGATGCTCTTAATCGGTCACTGGTCTGGGTGCCTTCAGTTCCTTGTACCAATGCTGCAAGGATTCCCACCCAACTCATGGGTGGCTATCAACGAATTACAAGTGAGTATCACAGAATCACAATTTTATTGGACCTTACTGCCAGAAAAGTATGCATAATTATGGAATAGTAcagcataatataaaatatctccTTTGAGAAGGGAAACTTATGTATTTGCATAGAAATAATGTTCTTACTAATGTTAATAAGGTAATATATaagttactatttaaaataataattataaggtaCTAGTTATTTGAGAAACAATAGATCAATTAAAGGTACAATTTAAACTTTAGTAGTGAATGATAAATATGAACGATATAGCTCTTTTAAACTAGCATTTTTCTATTACTTTCAGGAAGCTTTCTGGCTGGAGCAATACTCGTGGGCACTATTCAAAGCCATGTCCCATATGTTATGCATCGGATACGGCCGGTTCCCCCCACAGTCTCTCACAGACATGTGGCTCACGATGCTCTCAATGATATCTGGTGCCACCTGCTACGCCCTGTTCCTGGGTCATGCAACGAACTTGATTCAGAGTCTCGACTCTTCGCGAAGACAATATCGTGAAAAGGTAATTTTCCTACAACAACtatattaaatatcattggtcTCATGGTAAATTATAGGGGCTACATTTTTTCGAATTACCGCACAGGACGACACATAATTGCCAATACGATGAGTTATCTAATGTAATCTGATTTTGATCTgaatgatttgatttttatcGACCATCAGCCCGGACTACCATGTACGTACTTGTTAGCGTTGGTGTATTGAAAGTATCCGCAGTGGCCCACCTCAAAATCCCTCTAAATAAAgtttctaaaatttaaaaagactgTATCTTGAGCCTAGAAAgagtgacgcatttttttttatttatatttgagctAATTGTACACgaatttacacattaattacagtcgcgttttaattatttcgtatttgtatatgtatgtacCAAAGTAGCGTCTCATTGTAAATTGTTTTTCgttttgaagggcgccgtagctagtaaataaaATTCACTACTAAATCCCCTCAGAATTTTGATTTAAGTCAGGGTGAATGAATCCCTTATCGTCGTGtaatttttatcttaaaaaaagGTCGGAAATGttgagattatataatattaataatcatttatttacatttgaaaAATGTACAAATATGTGTTAATATGCATGCAACATTTGATATTAAGACACTCTCCACCATTGATAagattaattcattaattagatTTGTAAAATTCTCCTTTGACTTTGACTGCCCTTGAAAAAGCTGTTATGAACACTTTCCTCTATACCGTAGAATcatttagaacattaataaaCGATGACCGTTGCCTGTTTCAGCGAATGGACGTGAGTACAAATGAATGTTTGTTAGTGGGTTAATGTTGTATTACAGTTTTAATCACAAGAGTGTTTTTATCGCACCCTTAATAGTATTTATTCATTCACAAATTAACCCCAGCTCTCTGTAGTAGATATCCATAGCATTATATTGCTTTTATTAGCAAAGTacatatgcaattatttttctCAAGCAcccttatattattaatttaaaataatatgggtGTCTACTACAAcgatgtataataattaatcgaTACGTTTACAAGTGTTCATGACAGTTTAGACTTTCATCTTGAACTAATAAgtcattttataacaataaatgatGCCTCTTTGCTTAAACAAATTGCTCAAACTAAAACAAACGGCTAATTTGTAGATATTTAGTTCtcataattaatacaaatatttaaaaaaatcataatattatgatcagaTTGTCAGATTGCGTGCTTCGTCTAAATTCGTGttgaaaatgtaattattttttgtagtataaATTTAATGAGGGATTTGGAACGAAGTAATGCttccactgacctgtataaataccactggacaggctgttccataagtttaacagcaaatttttgtgcctatttgaagctcAACTCGCTATCGCGATCATAAGAACGATAAGTAGTTTATAACCAAGATGTAGACCAATGCGACTTATTTACCTCGTCAAGTTCCTATGTGGTGTCACTTGTAAGAATATGGGTGACaaaaaataatgcaaaaaatatagtttagatctttaaaaataaactctCTATACCTAATTAACTGGtgatggatttcaaaaaattttatctttatgtgTATCAATTCACCAAATAAAAATCCGGCAAACGTAAGCAACTTGTTTAAAACTTGTAAAAACTTTTGAGATTCATCTCATCATCAATAATTACTATTGTTTCACAATACCCTTATTTgagaatcttttattttttctttaattataaacgGCACTTAATTGTGTATTGATTgcacaaaaacaaatatattcaaTGGGTATGGCTAGCAGTTGCGTCatgcaatttataaaatatttttaattattaattttcaggTGAAACAAGTCGAAGAATACATGGCATACCGTAAACTACCCCGAGAGATGCGGCAGCGAATCACAGAGTATTTCGAGCATCGGTATCAAGGGAAATTCTTTGACGAGGAGCTGATCCTTGGTGAACTGAGTGAAAAGCTCCGCGAGGATGTGATAAACTACAACTGTCGATCGCTGGTTGCCTCAGTGCCTTTCTTTGCCAATGCTGACTCAAATTTCGTGTCTGATGTCGTCACGAAGCTGCGATATGAAGTCTTCCAACCTGGTAAGCGGAACAACCAaacactaatataataaatatgtctgCATTCCATAGGGTATCCTAATACGTAATCTGTGATAAAGAGACAAAAATGATCTCGTTTTGCGTGTGTATTGAGACACTTTCTAGGATGTGGACCGAAGTATCTACTAAACTAGTAGCGAGTAAACTCGCAGGAAATTCGACCATTTGGGACGGCTGATTGGTGAAGTGCAGGCTTAGCCAAATAGACTGAATACAAAAGTAGGCTGTAAGAATTTGGAATCACTACTCCGATAGGTTTATCTTTTGGCCAAATGTATAGATCTGTAACTTAGGAATTTCTGTATTAACAAACAGGTAATCTAGCATTAATGAGAATTGAAGAAGTGACTTGAGTAGAAATTTGCTTTTATCTAAACGAGACAAGTTAACTCTCACTTCTTGTGCCAATCTAAAAGAAACCTGAGAAACTTGATTTAACTCATGATAAATCAACTCAGTCAACAAAATTATTTGTCATTTCAGGTGATATTATAATCAAAGAAGGAACCATCGGAAACAAGATGTATTTTATTCAGGAGGGTATAGTGGACATTGTAATGGCGAATGGCGAGGTTGCCACCAGTCTTTCCGACGGCTCATACTTCGGCGAGATATGTCTGCTGACGAATGCCCGACGTGTCGCTTCCGTCCGCGCCGAGACATACTGCAATCTATTTTCACTTTCTGTGGACCACTTTAACGCTGTGCTTGACCAATACCCGCTGATGCGACGCACAATGGAGAGCGTTGCCGCGGAACGACTGAATAAGATCGGCAAGAACCCGAATCTCGTCGCGCATCGGGAAGACGACACCACATCAGAAGGGAACACCATTAACGCTGTAGTGAATGCCTTAGCAGCTGAAGCGGAGCATGTTAGCTTATCGGATGACAGCGTTGCGCGGTTGTCGGAGCGGTCGCTGGGGTTGGCTCTCCAACCGCTGCAAGCTGCATCGTGTAGGATGGCCGGGGTTGCGCTTCCAGGGTTGGGAGTCGCGGCTGCCCTTCCACGGCCGAAATCTGAGCACGACTTCAGCTCCGCACAGTCCCAGCAACCCGCGCTGTCGTCCGCCGGCGCCGCGTTCCACAAGTCCGACGCGGGCATAGCCCCCTGACGCCGCACTGTCTGCTAGGCCGGCGCCCCCCCCATAGCAATAATAGCCTTAGTGCGAGCGCGCGTCGCCTCGCTAGGAGTAGCGTAGACCACGTGTAATTAGCTGCGACTTCGCCGGGCGCACGACCGCGCCCGCTCAATCTCATTTTGTGATCTTATACTTAATTCTCCTGTGTTATTTAGGTTAAATTTTATATCATTGACGCTGTGACGAATACGCGACGTATTCCGATTGTATAGAGATATATCTGTTATATATTAAATCGAGTCTTATAGATACCTTGCCACAAAAGAGAAAATTATATAGACTAGACTGATTGTAAAGATATCACTATTTAATGCTTTGTTGGCGTACGTGAACCTTCACAGATGATGGATGAGGAACATTGTGTTCTAATGAACGGTCGGAAACGTTCCTGATAGAGAAGATAGAGGagattattatacatataatattatatgaaattgttgatatatttattattacgtcGAGCGTTGACGCGTAGATATGTGTATCGGGTCGCGGATCGCCATCGTCGTCGCCGTCTGCTAGTTAATCTGTTATCATAGTGTTACAGTAAGCTTGTGCCATATAGTGGTTGCCGTCAGCCAGAGTCCAAACACGGACGGGTACGACTCCCGACCCGAACACTGCACACACGACGcacaacaatattattaattctcaCAGTACCGTAGTACACCGTcgctttatttttaatcatagtCATATCGGCCTTAAAGGCCTCTCTTGGTTTCCTAAGTAGAGTCGGGTCTGTAGCGCTTGAATCGTTTGTTGATGTAAATATTGTAAGAATGAGGATTCGCCTTTTAGCATTATGGTTTTAGAAGTGATAAACGGACACTCGCTTGAGGGGCCCAGTCAATTAATTCGATAGCGCGACGCAGTTAGCGTTACGGCACACTACACTTGGTACCTTGTTTTTAATTGtaggaaaaataatttattattgatagTGATCATTTTGTAGGATTAAGTAGACCCGAGCGGTAATTAATTCAGACGAATTACGTTGTGATAGTGCAGCTGGGCTGCGGGCGTTCAGCCTCGCCACTGGCTCAGCGATACTCGAcgctatatttataaatacatagctCAAATTTGCATGGTTTGTGCTTGACAAAACTGTGACTTGTTTGGTTTGTTTCTTCTTAGCTGATGTGGCCGTGGTTAGATTATTTCGCAGCTACTTCTTATAATGTACTAGTATTTTTCGGCTATAATAAACTAGATGACCGCAAATCAGTTTGTTTAGAGTAGAGTAGCCGTTGAGCCGCCCGCCGCCGGTGACGCATCTTTGGCATTTTCATCATAACTATTCATAGGACTTAAAACTGTCAAAATTTAACCTGAGTTTAATTCATCTATGttgcaatttatttaataatgtgtcATACAAAATGACATTGACAGCTATTGTTGTCAATTTCGCTAAAATCCATATTAACGGATTAAATTGCTTCCCAAGTGACAACCCATAATTATTGAACTTAGAAGTTAATTTTTGacaagttttatataaaaaaaagtgtcatGACAACTTGTGAACATGTTTTGCAATAGTTGAATTTGTAGCGAAATATAATGACGAACCAATATGCagtagtttaattattattgtagatgAATGCAGCCTTTAGTTTGTCGACTAACACTATCCTTTGTACTCATAAGGTATTTTTACGATTGATCTTAGCAGAGTGACTTTCTGTCAATTTATCtacaaagtaataatattattatctatattaagttttatctccagaagcatttatttattgttacttTATCATACATTGAATTTATGCTTTTTGTAAAGAACGTAAATTTTATAGAAGAGatctatttttattgtaaatttgagcTGCGGGTTGACAACAGGCAAACCTATATGAATCGAAGAGATTTTTTTATCTGAACTGTTAATtagtgtataattattatacttaattatattatactgatTTCTGGTATCTATTTTCACCAAAAGTGCTCATCGCTGTCAAGAGAAATTAGAAAAATGCATTAAAAGAATGAAGAATATCATCCTGTTGTTGTTATTTATCTATTTGTATTTCACACCAAGCAATGTCATCAAGTTAAGACTGGTTAATCTGACATGATGACTGGGTGATTACCTGTTATTAACACGCTTCTTTGGATACGAGGTACCTAAAGTGTAATAAACGGGAATCCTCCACCGTAGGTTCGTCCTTCTGTCAATGGACTGTATCTACTGAagccttaaattaaaaaaagaacacaTGTGACATCAGGCACTTATTGGTGCCATATATGTCTTGGCGGTGTGACTGAACCGAACGAGTGAAGTAAGCAGCGGCATCCATCTTCAGACGATGAACGAATTTAATTGCAAGACACATTTCGCTCATCGCTGAACCTTTGTAGAAGCAACACGCCTGTTATTAAAcgtgttatttaaatattattaattgttaacgAGAAATAAAGTAATTTCTGTAAATATAACGATTCATTAAAGACAACCCCCTAAATATACGAGAAGGTAGGATGGGAATCCTAGTCCATCAAAGAAGCGAACATAACCACTGAGCCATTAAACAGACGTTATGTATTAAGTAACAAAAAAGCGAATATTGTGTCAATTTCAATATGGCcgccatttatttaaacaaatgttcatttacattatctctggacctggCATCGATGACGTTATATCGTTGCTTTcttcatcgtcatcatcatcagccggaagatgtccactgctggacaaaggcctcccccaaagatttccacgaagatcggtcctgcgctgccctcatccaacgtattccggcgatcttgattaTAATCCTAATAATCGTTGCTTTGCTACGgggtgcaaaacaagcatcaattttttcagtattaagtcttttgaaggtacccatgtcggatcgtcccggaaacaccgcacatagatactcattccacagttttgtagtacgtagaaggaAGCCGAAATGATGGGAGTTTtcagagaagcgccttgtgcacATGATCAGTAACTGCAAGGCTTTCTCCCTTGCtctcgatagccgccgcccatctgtgttaGGCGccaagatcgcctgccgaccgaccatggcgaaatgCCGTACTGttagtcgttgatcaactggtgatctTCTAGGTTCAAcaggttaattatgctctccatgattttagagagcagagggcctaccatcaacttttaataagcgatgcgaatccgatgcagttcagtttaggtacctaaactgaatcactaaaattcataccatgaagtgccttttactgaatggcgtttggatcgcttatgaagaatgaacgacataaaattgcgtttcgaaacctaaaatgatatgattttagcggtttttttgcgtagaaaatactaaaagtacattttaaaattgcgcaattgcatcaaattataaactattaaacccttttttatacttatcaaataatagtaatataaataaatatagttctttgaattacaaattaaatgtttgcttatgtgttttcgtaaaaataacgagttatgaacgcacctccattgatgtttgatttgacaggatcacagagtacattttttttaattcgttcttgcgaacaggcccgggcccttactgcctcgtctttagtattttcatttttggtatctattttcagtattttgttttacaaaaaagtccaataaagtattctcatctcatcttttcTAAATCATCatctaaatttttcttttctattatttcagtattttttaaaagttattaacagcacgattcactttcctctgaggaagtagcaacttttttcgaatcggtcactttgataAAGCTATCCATTTTAgattgaaataacacctcatggtatgaatgaatgaacgaactaaatcagttttcgattcagttgatatcattttggacattcaattgacatcattgcgatttaatcagttattcaacctaaattagatagctctaatcacgtcgtggtacgaaatagcaaagcagttcattttaggttgtcaattgaatcgcaataagagttcatggtaggcccgcaagGAGGTAATAGCTACGagtataggcctgtagtttgccggatccgaaatgtctcctttttttggatggaatggacaagggctgacttccatgagtcagggactacgccttttgagtGCCTTCATTAACGCGTTAGCACTAGCTTCCACTCAGGGGCAAaagttctaagcacgattggggAGATGCaatccagcccgctcgacttacTTACGTCCAATGAAAAAAGatctcgccgaacagttttctgtcgaaACAGTACTTCacgcatagagctctgacatcgCGGGATTATTAGCGGCGTTTTTTCCGTTACTGTTAAGAGTCTAGTTAGAGGCGAAAAGAACACAGGACATCGGCTTATGCTTAGCTTAATACAGAGACCCGAACTTGCATATTCCAGTCGGCCAACTAGAAAGCTGCTCACctattttgacgacgtgcttcgatatCGCACGGGCAAAtctgccgcttaaaaaatctggaggtacggttatatttcctcttcagaactttacagttcggatcctttgtgcccagcgccgcaatccaagttcgatacgcctgttttttgcagtcagatgctgctttaactgacgcatcggaccagggctgtgatctgccaccgatcggtactacagagcttggtataaaaatatccatgccctgtagtatcacatcggctactgcaacggcgcgggcactaggatcatccgaaggaaaacaaaccctgctccaagggtaggatgcaaaaaaggaacgcatcctatcccaatctgctgacttgtagtgccaaacgcggcgggtcactGGTGTCCTGCGACGTgtgcgtcggataggcactacactcctgaccaagcAATGGTCGGAccttccgagaggggcgtcgacagagacctggtaactatcggaaTATGAAGTCAGCAGAAggtctaataaggacggcatgtggctgtccacatctgggagccgcgttggcgagtcaatcaattgggacagaccattcaccaatgcaaaattatgcacagatcgccctgcgtattCTGTGGTGCGTGACctaagccattcggcattgtgcccgttagACTCATCCAAGACTACGATTTAGGCGGAGGggattttctcaacgactaaacaagtttgaaaagaccttgtgacaagaccgagaatctttttttaaataaataaatggtattcgatttttaataccaaggagttttcatttaaaaatattttaatatgacagtttagagactgagcgtttggcgattaaataaaacaactgcttgactgtgaggaatatgtggaagatatatggaagatatgatttattaaaaggttacacgatatatatacaaaatccttaaaactagttacccaattacaatcgttacttaaaaaatatttacaagttcagaaaatacacaccaatgctagagcttacattttaaccaatagtaaaacgtttcattcactaagaattgagaataatattatgtgttctatctcgctctaaaactatgctatcgcagtttgtgtaaacttgcgtcgaacctcgatcatacgatgtcaatgagcattccgcacctacgctattgctcattgattaaaattgcatgaatagcgatcgacgcccgagtcccgacgcgtcattcgaggacgctcggccttgctgtgcggttgtgtaacgcggagcatgtGACtgtcacgtgagtatatctgcggtcgtcgagagaaagtacgatgcttgaaacttcactgcgatgactactggtgatctgtatgattctatgagttgatatacagcattatgaaatggttcctatcagagctaatattacgttatataaaataaaatgttcttgtcagaacgaatctttcgtcatacgcttattacagttattatgcacgattactatttctacgatctataatgctacgttacaagttaggtattagacatttgtattaattgatattattggttgtaggtacagctacaacagtaacagtggaaatattccattcccgatactattagtgcagcctatgtagtAGCAATTTTCCTGTTTTCTTGGTATAATGGTTTAATGTTTGCATAATATTGatggatatttttatgattttgttttatgtCAGTTCTTTGATCTTTCATTTTTGTACTGCTGATACTTTTTACATCCTTTGTAACTTGCAGAATTTGGCAACTGTCAGTTGTCACATTTGGCTTCAGTgtctgatttttttttgcagGATGCTGTTTAGCGTTCACCATCGATAGAGTAAATTCTTAAGGCATACACCGCATACactgattttataataaatggcGAAAATGCATTGGAGTAGTGTCTTTTTTCTTAAATGCTTCAAATGAAACTTgcatattataatttagtttattgACACTAATAAGTtgatctttattattatttattggttcAAGATCTACATAAAGATTTTATAGTTCGCGATTGGTGTACCTAATCGTGTCTTTAccgttaaaattattgtaaaaaagtaGTTAAAAGTGTG
This DNA window, taken from Leptidea sinapis chromosome 25, ilLepSina1.1, whole genome shotgun sequence, encodes the following:
- the LOC126972155 gene encoding potassium/sodium hyperpolarization-activated cyclic nucleotide-gated channel 2 isoform X2 — its product is MSLRSLHRRLSSAHNTCDDGSGGAATGRTASLRLANGRVATQSAEQLPHSPADCASVRISMDNTNTCCTDSLVTALDDETLLLGDADMSLKQGSGTGKVHFGGLDDVSLYGTPVEPAPPAPDAKQGFLRNQLQALFQPTDNKLAMKLFGSKKALMKERIRQKAAGHWVIHPCSSFRFYWDLCMLLLLVANLIILPVAISFFNDDLSTRWIAFNCLSDTIFLIDIVVNFRTGIMQQDNAEQVILDPKLIAKHYLRTWFFLDLISSIPLDYIFLIFNQDFSESFQILHAGRALRILRLAKLLSLVRLLRLSRLVRYVSQWEEVYILQNLQKKRTERRGRLSSDVAKKKGDTKSNLIFKFLNMASVFMRIFNLICMMLLIGHWSGCLQFLVPMLQGFPPNSWVAINELQEAFWLEQYSWALFKAMSHMLCIGYGRFPPQSLTDMWLTMLSMISGATCYALFLGHATNLIQSLDSSRRQYREKRMDVKQVEEYMAYRKLPREMRQRITEYFEHRYQGKFFDEELILGELSEKLREDVINYNCRSLVASVPFFANADSNFVSDVVTKLRYEVFQPGDIIIKEGTIGNKMYFIQEGIVDIVMANGEVATSLSDGSYFGEICLLTNARRVASVRAETYCNLFSLSVDHFNAVLDQYPLMRRTMESVAAERLNKIGKNPNLVAHREDDTTSEGNTINAVVNALAAEAEHVSLSDDSVARLSERSLGLALQPLQAASCRMAGVALPGLGVAAALPRPKSEHDFSSAQSQQPALSSAGAAFHKSDAGIAP